One genomic segment of Erysipelotrichaceae bacterium 66202529 includes these proteins:
- a CDS encoding helix-turn-helix domain-containing protein, with amino-acid sequence MYEWQKQIQMMIDEIDSCIKNYQDEALTLCTLSQRHGYSKYYMSRKFKEISGMKLREYLRQRKLAFALKEIRDSEKSILKIALDYGFSSHEAFTRAFKATYGRTPSAYRKQPDPVILRTKINPFDRYLLGLDELGEINSAKAVKTYFVTIPAHKFLFIENRESNGYWDFWQKQSQIPGQDMDTICGLLDSIKGKLDDCGGSDINSGGGQIMAYRNDQNGRLCDWGYLRTECYGVRLPIHYTGDVPANMQLIDIAEAEYLVFEHGPFDYEQENRSVEHRMEEAMAAYDFTNTGYCFDDTSGRMLYFYFQPERYWKYIRPVKRRVSG; translated from the coding sequence ATGTATGAGTGGCAGAAGCAAATTCAGATGATGATCGATGAGATTGACAGCTGCATAAAAAACTATCAGGATGAAGCGCTGACGCTGTGCACCCTTTCTCAAAGGCATGGTTACTCAAAATATTATATGTCAAGGAAGTTTAAGGAAATATCTGGTATGAAGCTGCGTGAATATCTCCGACAGCGAAAGCTGGCCTTTGCCCTGAAGGAAATCCGGGACAGTGAGAAAAGCATATTGAAAATCGCTCTTGATTACGGCTTTTCCTCTCATGAGGCGTTTACCAGAGCATTTAAAGCCACCTATGGAAGAACACCGAGCGCGTACCGCAAACAGCCCGACCCTGTTATTCTGCGTACGAAAATCAATCCGTTTGACCGTTACCTCTTAGGTCTGGATGAGCTTGGAGAAATAAATTCCGCTAAAGCTGTAAAGACCTACTTTGTGACCATTCCCGCACATAAGTTTCTGTTTATCGAGAATCGTGAAAGTAACGGCTACTGGGATTTCTGGCAGAAGCAGAGTCAAATTCCAGGACAGGATATGGATACAATTTGCGGTTTACTGGACAGCATAAAAGGAAAGCTCGATGATTGCGGGGGAAGTGACATAAACAGCGGAGGCGGTCAGATAATGGCCTATCGCAATGATCAAAACGGCAGATTGTGTGACTGGGGATATCTGCGGACAGAGTGTTATGGTGTCCGTCTGCCAATTCATTATACCGGGGATGTGCCGGCTAATATGCAGCTGATAGATATTGCGGAAGCAGAATATCTTGTGTTTGAACACGGGCCATTTGATTATGAACAGGAGAATAGAAGTGTTGAGCATAGGATGGAGGAAGCAATGGCTGCATATGATTTTACAAATACCGGCTACTGCTTTGATGACACCTCCGGCAGAATGCTGTACTTTTACTTCCAACCGGAACGCTACTGGAAGTATATCCGACCCGTGAAAAGAAGAGTGTCGGGATAA
- a CDS encoding type II 3-dehydroquinate dehydratase, whose translation MRKLVIVNGPNNNFYGIRNKGQYGNQLYADLIEELKAYGASIGFEVEAFQNNGEGAIIDYFQSLYFEAEKSGCRIPMVLNPGAFTHYSYAIKDALESVHTMVPAIEVHMSNIQGRDDFRHTSVTASECLGQISGMGKNSYKIAMEAFKQMIEEGQL comes from the coding sequence ATGCGAAAATTAGTAATTGTAAACGGGCCAAATAATAATTTTTATGGGATACGAAACAAAGGACAATATGGAAATCAGTTATACGCTGATTTGATCGAGGAGCTGAAGGCGTATGGCGCATCAATCGGCTTTGAGGTCGAGGCATTCCAGAATAATGGAGAAGGTGCTATAATCGATTACTTCCAGAGCTTGTATTTTGAAGCGGAAAAAAGCGGATGCAGGATTCCGATGGTGCTGAATCCCGGGGCGTTTACGCATTACAGCTATGCGATAAAGGATGCACTGGAATCCGTCCATACGATGGTACCGGCAATTGAGGTGCATATGTCAAATATTCAAGGACGGGATGATTTCCGTCATACCTCAGTGACAGCCTCTGAATGTCTGGGACAAATTTCAGGTATGGGCAAGAACAGCTATAAAATTGCTATGGAGGCGTTTAAACAGATGATCGAGGAAGGGCAGCTGTAG
- a CDS encoding VOC family protein has translation MATYVEHTACRVKDLDWCVRFFTEVFDMPIRLSLGEKPNRKIWLHAGIQLNEDLAFDEKEGRLDHIALMTTDYDNVHEKCLAWGCTILPIGDNWLKMPNGIIIELKRGNNEVLHTIINQKPWVD, from the coding sequence ATGGCAACATATGTAGAGCATACAGCATGTAGAGTAAAGGATTTGGATTGGTGTGTAAGGTTCTTTACTGAGGTATTTGACATGCCGATCAGGCTGTCTCTGGGTGAGAAACCAAACCGTAAAATCTGGCTGCATGCCGGGATACAATTAAATGAGGATTTAGCCTTTGATGAAAAGGAAGGCAGATTGGATCATATAGCTCTGATGACCACAGACTATGATAACGTTCATGAAAAATGCCTTGCATGGGGCTGTACCATTCTTCCAATAGGGGATAACTGGCTGAAAATGCCAAACGGTATCATAATTGAACTGAAAAGAGGAAACAATGAAGTACTTCATACAATAATAAATCAAAAGCCGTGGGTAGATTAG